In Plasmodium falciparum 3D7 genome assembly, chromosome: 8, the following proteins share a genomic window:
- a CDS encoding RuvB-like helicase 1 — translation MNIIESSREKERISLHSHISGLGLDADGYVTDFLFEENIKKRDMYSEPTNKIENNDIKNGTILDPDKVDNICNSYKLENNGNYENNKICYNNISDDEDEVVKNFYKCKGMVGQKKAREAAGIFINLIKEKNICKCLLLAGPSGSGKTAIAIAISKEISDESIPFCIFNASQVYSCEVKKTEILTQYIRKSIGVKIKEIKEVFEGEVVQIEPFFDNTYDEQKISYVHITLKTLKEQKKIKIHSSIYDNLLKEKIQEKDIIYIESHSGNVKRVGKCSLYQDMFDIETDTFVDLPKGNVHKKKNIIQNITLYDLDVSNVQPKDNILDFLQNNKSKKTEITDKLRNEINKIVYKYVDQGIAQIIPGVLFIDEVHMLDIECFTYLNRTLESNLAPVVILATNRGICNIKGTNIISAHGIPVDLLDRIIIVKTMLYNKEEILQVLKLRCKFERIKIDSEALDYLSDIGIKCSLRYAIQLLTPAKILSKKKGKKKIDKNIIEIVSSIFFDTKRSTQLLLNDKNKYMY, via the exons atgaatattattgaGTCAAGTAgggaaaaagaaagaataaGCCTACATAGTCATATCAGTGGGCTAGGCTTAGATGCAGATGGTTATGTTACCGATTTTCTTTTTGaggaaaacataaaaaagagGGACATGTATAGTGAACctacaaataaaatagaaaataatgatattaaaaatggtACAATTTTAGATCCAGATAAAgttgataatatatgtaattcaTATAAACTTGAAAATAATggaaattatgaaaataataaaatatgttataacaatataagtgatgatgaagatgaggttgtgaaaaatttttataaatgtaaagGAATGGTTGGACAAAAGAAAGCAAGAGAAGCTGCTGggatttttataaatttaataaaagagaaaaatatatgtaaatgtttattattagCAGGTCCAAGCGGAAGTGGAAAAACAGCTATAGCTATTGCTATAAGTAAAGAAATAAGTGATGAATCTATtcctttttgtatatttaatgCTTCACAAGTATATTCTTGCGAAGTAAAGAAAACGGAAATTTTAACTCAATATATAAGGAAGAGCATAGGtgtaaaaattaaagaaataaaagaagtCTTTGAAGGAGAAGTAGTACAAATCGAACCTTTTTTTGATAATACCTATGATGAACAAAAAATTTCATATGTTCATATTACtttaaaaacattaaaagaacaaaagaaaattaaaatacactcttctatatatgataatctattaaaagaaaaaattcaagaaaaagatattatctatattgaATCTCATAGTGGTAATGTTAAAAGAGTAGGGAAATGTAGTTTATATCAAGATATGTTTGATATAGAAACTGATACTTTTGTTGATCTTCCTAAAGGAaatgtacataaaaaaaaaaatattatacaaaatattaccCTATATGATCTAGATGTATCTAATGTACAACCGAAAGATAATATCCTGGACTTTTTACAAAACAACAAATCTAAAAAAACGGAAATTACTGATAAATTAAGaaatgaaattaataaaattgtgTATAAATATGTGGATCAAGGAATAGCTCAAATTATACCAGGAGTATTATTTATTGACGAG gtACATATGTTAGATATTGAATGTTTTACATACTTGAACCGAACCTTAGAATCCAATTTAGCACCGGTCGTTATTTTGGCAACTAACAGAGGAATATGCAATATAAAAG GCACGAACATAATATCTGCCCATGGTATTCCAGTAGATTTATTAGATAGGATAATAATTGTAAAGactatgttatataataaggAGGAAATACTAcag GTTTTAAAATTGAGATGCAAATTTGAAAGAATAAAGATTGATAGTGAAGCCTTAGATTATTTATCAGATATag GTATAAAATGCTCTTTGAGATATGCAATTCAACTATTAACCCCtgcaaaaatattatcaaaaaagaaagggaaaaaaaaaattgacaaAAACATTATTGAAATTGTGTCTTCCATATTTTTTGACACAAAACGGTCTACTCAACTTTTgttaaatgataaaaataaatatatgtattaa
- a CDS encoding JmjC domain-containing protein, putative: MDKQITGIKKRKRNREFVLSCDDDDDVNYIDTGKKTNGCINKVDKKLLNQKDLYQIKKVYDTRNKSFLKNNEINYKNIEEDNYTYIENIFDEEEFEEWKNGKKKNDDSEQANDVFDDPIRGNINDMTNDITNDMTNDMTNDMTNDITNDMTNDITNDITNDISNDITNEDELIDISNNKYKKSIYKRGIDDTNMNSKKSVSMCSEYKGKCVVNNELNNIQNEHNNVNNFERVLGNLPQRQHMSNISNGNNNNDNDNNNNNNNIINNKNNNNNINNNNNNNNCRNNNCSNNSDDENIYKRIKEIPEINTTMEEMTNPMLFFEKYNYMGLKYGALKVIPPSFFSPQFNSYYLNIKFNIRRQMINELKNGKEFDHPDEYWTLYEMYKYNEMLQNKYLSSDNKFDLDNIEKTYWDIINNKKNEDVISVYGADLPVKRNQPTCIFPNKYKSNISMTKNTSNGIIKSGTNKIKRKNTSNKINENNKNEEPINNNKKKNKKNKKHNNIYNNSVQNNIDEIVIDSDEDEHVKSVKKIACCPKKIKENQTKASYTISKEKVLQKDTNEIIEVINILDTDNEEDHGDNKIESHVIKSNGNNIKQNKNNTNYYNIKECDNNNNNNNMHNDKRCDHNINNTVVCKKNDNVRKDYNFLERKNNYFCEINDIISNISENMNIKSLPFIRGSMLRNIDILIEGVNIPWLYIGTLFSTFCWHTEDNYFASINYQHWGQPKIWYVIPPHYSDKVEDVIYEYLKENSKININNNKGGTSYMGGGRRRRGKYFRKRRFSMPLHNRNNRKSSNDITNEMNVKNNSTNIDIDINSNSNTNNNNNNNNNNNHNYYNNRNNSLNLYNRNNNEKDYIYFEADKNNKYNFLNVNINDVDLIYTDPYLKYKNVDKDEIDSKKENNKNKIYKLTIQIPVEVFLKNNIPVYKNIQRKNEFIFLWPKTFHGGFNSGYNCNEACNIAPTFWLFFGLQSYYNYKYYRNTCISIHFILFSNLLHFHEYSFSQLKHIIYSLRYILLDEHRFFCENQSMYIDLNLQHDVLLNKKIVNYSNFVSLDLVKIFYNFEKHKNSHFFQSVKSKLQFFYKDCDACNSPTFNSAVICPHSNDIVCIHCYDEHACNCKYRVVLKRYTLLEMMKVLKLLIHYANKIRKSDEKEINFDDMPNYNSMKFFEEQNSFKLFNLIRQNKKRNTPTLYADLENYCAKKLMNIEKFKRPNHNQNNNIILDDYYTSVSHFKTKLTLKYFFLTYEEEKEENSMQILPKIVS; this comes from the exons ATGGATAAGCAAATTACTGGTATAAAAAAGAGGAAAAGAAATCGAGAGTTTGTATTATCatgtgatgatgatgatgatgttaATTATATAGATACAGGGAAAAAGACCAATGGCTGTATAAATAAAGTCGATAAGAAATTATTGAATCAAAAGGATTTATATCAAATAAAGAAAGTATATGATACAAGAAATAagtcttttttaaaaaataatgaaataaattataaaaatattgaagaagacaattatacatatatagaaaatatatttgatgaagaagaatttGAAGAATGGAAAaatggtaaaaaaaaaaatgacgaCAGTGAACAGGCAAATGATGTATTTGATGATCCTATAAGaggaaatataaatgatatgaCAAATGATATAACAAATGATATGACAAATGATATGACAAATGATATGACAAATGATATAACAAATGATATGACAAATGATATAACAAATGATATAACAAATGACATATCGAATGATATAACGAATGAAGATGAATTAATAGATATTtcgaataataaatataagaaatcaatatataaaagggGTATAGACGATACTAATATGAATAGTAAAAAAAGTGTGTCTATGTGTTCTGAATATAAAGGAAAATGTGTAgtaaataatgaattaaataatatacaaaatgagcataataatgtaaataattttgaAAGGGTCCTAGGAAACCTACCGCAAAGACAACATATGAGTAACATTTctaatggtaataataataatgataatgataataataataataataataatattattaataataaaaataacaataataatattaataataacaataataataataattgtcgtaataataattgttctAATAATtctgatgatgaaaatatatataaacgaaTTAAAGAAATACCAGAAATCAATACAACTATGGAAGAAATGACAAATCCCATGCTGTTTTTTGAAaagtataattatatggGGTTAAAATATGGAGCCTTAAAAGTAATACCTCCTAGTTTTTTTTCCCCACAATTTAATTCTTATTAtcttaatattaaatttaacaTAAGAAGACAAATGATTAATGAATTGAAAAATGGGAAGGAATTTGATCATCCAGATGAATATTGGACCTTATatgaaatgtataaatataatgaaatgctgcaaaataaatatttatcatcaGATAATAAATTTGATTTAGACAATATTGAAAAGACATATTGGGATATTATTAAcaataaaaagaatgaagATGTCATATCTGTTTATGGTGCTGATTTACCTGTAAAAAGAAATCAACCAACTTGTATATTTCCgaacaaatataaatcaaatatatCCATGACTAAAAATACATCGAAtggtataataaaaagtgggacaaataaaataaaacggAAAAATAcatcaaataaaattaatgaaaataacaaaaatgaagaacctattaataataataagaagaaaaataaaaaaaataaaaaacataataatatatataacaattctGTTCAAAACAATATTGATGAAATTGTTATTGATTCGGATGAAGATGAACATGTAAAATCTGTTAAAAAAATTGCATGCTGTccgaagaaaataaaagaaaatcaaACAAAAGCTAGCTATACTATAAGCAAGGAAAAAGTACTTCAGAAAGATACAAATGAAATTATTGaggttataaatatattagataCGGATAATGAAGAGGATcatggtgataataaaatagaaagtCATGTAATAAAATCTAATGGGAATAATATAaagcaaaataaaaataatacaaattattataatataaaagaatgcgataataataataataataataatatgcatAATGATAAAAGGTGTGaccataatataaataacactGTTGTTTGCAAAAAGAATGATAATGTTAGAAAGGATTATAACTTTTTAGAacgaaaaaataattatttttgtgaaattaatgatattattaGTAATATCAGTGAAAACATGAATATAAAGTCATTACCATTTATACGAGGTTCTATGTTAAGAAATATAGATATTTTAATTGAAGGTGTAAATATTCCTTGGTTATATATTGGAACATTATTTTCTACTTTTTGTTGGCATACCGAAGATAACTATTTTGCTTCTATTAATTATCAGCATTGGGGTCAACCCAAAATATGGTATGTTATACCTCCTCATTATAGTGACAAGGTAGAAGAtgtaatatatgaatatttaaaagaaaatagtaaaataaatataaataataataaaggtgGAACATCATATATGGGTGGAGGTAGACGAAGAAGGGGAAAGTATTTTAGAAAGAGGAGATTTTCCATGCCCTTACACAATAGAAACAATAGGAAATCATCAAATGATATAACAAATGAAATGAAcgtaaaaaataatagtacAAATATTGACATTgatattaatagtaatagtaatactaataataataataataataataataataataaccataattattataataataggaataattctttaaatttatataatagaaataataacgaaaaagattatatttattttgaagcagataaaaataataaatataactttTTAAATGTAAACATTAATGATGtagatttaatatatactgatccatatttaaaatataaaaatgtagataAAGATGAAATAGATTCcaagaaagaaaataataaaaataaaatatataaattaacaaTTCAAATACCTGTAGaggtatttttaaaaaataatattccagtatataaaaatattcaaagaaaaaatgaatttatatttttatggcCAAAGACATTTCATGGTGGTTTTAATTCTGGTTATAATTGTAATGAAGCATGTAATATTGCACCAACCTTTTGGTTATTTTTTGGACTTCAatcttattataattataaatattatagaaaTACTTGTATAtctattcattttatattattctcaAATTTATTACATTTCCATGAATATTCTTTCAGTCAATTAAAACATatcatatattcattaagatatattttattagatGAACATCGATTTTTTTGTGAAAATCAATCCATGTATATAGATTTAAATCTTCAGCATGATGTActcttaaataaaaaaattgttaaTTATTCTAATTTTGTCTCATTAGATCtagttaaaatattttacaatttcgaaaaacataaaaatagcCATTTCTTTCAAAGTGTTAAGAGTAAATTACAATTCTTTTACAAAGATTGTGACGCATGTAACTCTCCCACATTCAACA gtGCAGTTATATGTCCACATTCGAACGATATCGTTTGTATACACTGTTATGATGAACATGCTTGTAACTGTAAATATAG GGTTGTTTTAAAGAGGTATACCTTATTGGAGATGATGAAAGTTCTCAAACTTCTTATACATTATGCCAAcaaaata aGAAAAAGcgatgaaaaagaaataaactTTGATGATATGCCTAATTATAATAGCATGAAATTCTTCGAAGAACAAAACTCCTTCAAGTTATTTAATTTGATTCGTcagaataaaaaaaggaacacACCTACACTATATGCGGACTTAGAAAATTATTGTGcgaaaaaattaatgaatataGAGAAATTCAAAAGACCAAAtcataatcaaaataataatattattctaGACGATTATTATACATCTGTAAGTCATTTTAAAACAAAACTTAcattgaaatattttttcttaacatatgaagaagaaaaagaggAAAATTCTATGCAAATATTACCAAAAATagtatcataa
- a CDS encoding acyl-CoA binding protein, putative, with amino-acid sequence MRDSFNDCVQFVNKLPKTVNLSVDVKLDLYKYYKQSTVGNCNIEQPSMFKIEDRKKYNAWKSIENLEREEAQKRYIDIVTSLFPNWKDSE; translated from the coding sequence ATGAGAGATTCATTTAATGATTGTGTTCAATTTGTAAACAAATTACCAAAGACGGTAAATTTATCCGTTGATGTAAAATTAGacttatacaaatattataaacagAGTACCGTAGGTAATTGTAATATAGAACAACCAAGTATGTTTAAAATTGAGGATAGGAAAAAATACAATGCATGGAAATCCATTGAAAACTTGGAAAGAGAAGAAGcacaaaaaagatatattgaTATTGTAACATCCTTATTTCCAAATTGGAAAGATAgtgaataa
- a CDS encoding apicoplast ribosomal protein L33 precursor, putative — protein sequence MKPCDLFIYLFLYIFIIMKCYDFFIIPKNMKMVKNPIYQNRYTDNKRNALLYAKKKRNRKVVILECTEARKLGKQPSRYVTEKNKNNTPKKLQLYKYNKYLKRRTLHVEIK from the exons atgaaaCCATGTGATCTTTTCATTTacttatttttgtatatttttataataatgaaatgttatgattttttcataattccAAAGAATATGAAAATGGTTAAGAATCCTATTTATCAAAATAGATATACAGACAATAAAAGAAAtg CACTTTtatatgcaaaaaaaaaaaggaacagAAAAGTAGTGATATTAGAATGTACTGAAGCAAGAAAATTGGGAAAGCAGCCATCAAGATATGTAacggaaaaaaataaaaataatactccaaaaaaattacaattatataaatacaataaatatcTTAAAAGAAGAACATTACACGTTGAAATAAAATAG
- a CDS encoding ABC1 family, putative — translation MRVPFVIKKKKLHLFLLSNKKRYYMSHREIEKFKNNGKENNKHHLNIEKKNIGHLNREGCVSVHTTTPFEIFKWSNILNTKNEKVINDIINRQNQQEKVEKKGEKKKKKKNLTLLDINKIIHHYRLIINVNENDIFIEKEIQNVFYNIINDLSYYFDKCDTISMVLKNIIKNESLFFYLIYNNMKYIHALPFKIFWKYQNVEEFYKNKNINEYENDENEYIFKSVDLGHIDYLLKDEDALNNTSNNNETKITDVEHVTHNKEEKLKGEEGNTYPHFYDKKTIWNYNKYDFIEKNVKHIMDIPNKYNMTTLSYKHINHNKKRNISLKTKHMNGNIFKTWELFKREKKYFMSTLASSNNVYDKMERKHFNEEKNNNQKEEENRDKKINHKNNIIYNGTNQNNHNNNNNNNNNTMYHDNNVTNNINVETKDHVITDENELCNNIKMVEENDFMYDIKMLDKKIINLNESEKNNFRTSKVPVSPLSRASVFGKVFFDIAKNSSIEYIKNKIINKNVNKYSNNNNNNNRMNDEVNSDNNYSSIIMNEKNAEILANGLSKMRGVVLKLGQMISLQDEYLSPILIKALKIVHNSADIMPKNQLIQVLKKEIGEDYEKKFDYFNYEPFASASIGQVHDAIINKKKKVAVKIQYPGVYESIDSDIKNLLFINQYTNLILKNLYIENLCNVIQKELKCECDYINEAKYYALFKNIFKNSKYFYVPSIYPEYITKHVLVTSYVNGITLDEVSKKLPQPIRDSIGQRILYLCLHELFVFKVMNTDPNLGNFLYDIEKDKLCLIDFGATRSYKNEFVDQYLRLVKASIEEDQSKIYHYSFMLNFFNGQENQEMKTSHIKSVILVGEPFKTDIYDFGHRDIAKQIYNLLPKIIYNRLVPPRSEIYTLHRKLSGCYLICMKLKAKVRAAQIFNSIYQNYRFTIDDTYVNRNVDKQ, via the coding sequence atgagAGTCCCGTTCgtcataaaaaagaagaaactacacctttttcttctttcaaATAAGAAGAGATATTATATGAGTCATCGTGAAATcgaaaaatttaaaaataatggtaaggaaaataataaacaccATTTGAAcatcgaaaaaaaaaacattggTCACTTAAATAGGGAAGGTTGTGTATCTGTTCATACAACAACACcttttgaaatatttaaatggtCCAACATTTTGAACACAAAAAATGAGAAagtaataaatgatataattaaTCGTCAAAATCAACAAGAAAAAGTAGAAAAAAagggagaaaaaaaaaaaaaaaaaaaaaacttaacGTTATtagatattaataaaatcataCATCATTATCGccttataataaatgtaaatgaaaatgatatatttattgaaaaagaaattcagaatgttttttataatataataaatgatttatCTTATTACTTTGACAAATGTGATACCATAAGTAtggtattaaaaaatattataaaaaatgaatctctttttttctatttaatatataataatatgaaatatatacacgCGTTaccatttaaaatattttggaaatatcaaaatgtagaagaattttataaaaataaaaatattaatgaatatgagaatgatgaaaatgaatatatatttaaaagtgTGGACCTAGGGCACAtagattatttattaaaggaTGAAGATgcattaaataatacatcTAATAACAATGAAACGAAAATAACTGATGTTGAACATGTAACtcataataaagaagaaaagctAAAAGGTGAAGAAGGAAATACATATCCCCATTTTTATGACAAAAAGACAATAtggaattataataaatatgattttaTTGAAAAGAATGTAAAACATATTATGGATATacctaataaatataatatgacaACTCTttcatataaacatataaaccataataaaaaaaggaatattagtttaaaaacaaaacataTGAATGgtaatatattcaaaacTTGGGAATTATTCAAGAgggaaaagaaatattttatgagTACGTTAGCATCATCCAATAATGTATATGATAAGATGGAAAGAAAACAttttaatgaagaaaaaaataataatcaaaaggaagaagaaaatcgtgacaagaaaataaatcataagaacaatataatatataatggtACTAATCagaataatcataataataataataataataataataatacaatgtatcatgataataatgttaCGAACAATATAAACGTGGAAACAAAAGATCATGTCATTACAGATGAGAACGAACTAtgcaataatataaaaatggtagaagaaaatgattttatgtatgatataaaaatgttagataaaaaaataattaatctTAATGAatcagaaaaaaataattttcgtACAAGTAAAGTTCCTGTGTCACCCTTAAGTAGGGCATCTGTTTTTGGTAAAGTGTTTTTTGATATTGCAAAAAATAGTAgtatagaatatataaaaaataaaataataaataaaaatgtaaataaatacagtaataataataataataataatcgaATGAATGATGAAGTAAATtctgataataattatagcagtataataatgaatgaaaaaaatgcaGAAATTCTGGCAAACGGCTTAAGCAAAATGAGAGGTGTAGTTTTAAAATTAGGACAAATGATTAGCTTACAAGATGAATATTTATCAcctatattaataaaagctTTAAAAATTGTTCATAATTCTGCTGATATTATGCCTAAGAATCAATTAATAcaagtattaaaaaaagagatTGGAGaagattatgaaaaaaaatttgattattttaattatgaaCCATTTGCTAGTGCTTCTATAGGACAAGTACATGACgctataataaataaaaaaaaaaaggttgcTGTGAAAATACAATATCCAGGAGTATATGAATCAATAGAtagtgatataaaaaatttattatttattaatcaATATACAAatcttatattaaaaaatttgtatATTGAAAATTTATGTAATGTTATTCAAAAGGAATTGAAATGTGAGTGTGATTATATTAATGAAGCAAAATATTATgctctttttaaaaatatatttaaaaacagtaaatatttttatgtaccaTCAATATATCCagaatatattacaaaacaTGTACTAGTAACATCATATGTTAATGGGATTACTTTAGATGAAGTTTCAAAGAAATTACCACAACCTATCAGAGATTCAATTGGTCAACGTATACTATATTTATGCTTACATGAATTATTTGTATTCAAAGTTATGAATACTGATCCAAATCTGGGAAATTTCTTATATGATatagaaaaagataaattatgCTTAATCGATTTTGGAGCTACACGatcttataaaaatgaatttgtTGATCAATACTTAAGGTTAGTTAAAGCATCGATAGAAGAAGATCaatcaaaaatatatcattattcttTTATGCTAAATTTTTTCAATGGTCAAGAAAATCAAGAAATGAAAACATCACATATTAAATCAGTTATATTAGTTGGAGAACCATTTAAAAcggatatatatgattttggACATAGGGATATAgctaaacaaatatataatctcttacctaaaattatatataatagattaGTACCACCGAGGTCAGAAATATATACTTTGCATAGAAAATTATCAGGCTGTTATTTAATTTGTATGAAGTTAAAAGCAAAGGTTAGAGCTGCACAAATTTTTAATTCCATATACCAAAATTATAGATTTACTATAGATGATACTTATGTAAACAGAAACGTTGACAAGcaataa
- a CDS encoding protein phosphatase PPM5, putative: MGTCISFLKKNSVKEKKNTRRRLSISTKIDLPDDTEEIKRSIQELKHNEDKFKESSENVTTRRISENEVQEVVEGEENEEEEERRKKLDKKKRSLKNRSSVAGVRASHFQEDFEKKCVKIKGSVEKLHENGIGYVCRKGLKPESPNQDDFIIITMENLALYAIFDGHGPYGHDVSNYVQKELPYMIIKNENFLKNPKEVFTKAFLNIHENIERTTNAYLDSFTNKNSNNKLHLNSNFVINDQALESMQGYNNYTDSDTNSDDSYDYDDTIEDDEDDEEDDEEDESNDNKDDDHEEEEEEGESNSSIDDEFNKENKKTKKENDPDVKEEKSLTTRKKKQKKKKMKKRKKRKNKIFFDSTMSGTTATIIVHLFKEKKLYVAYVGDSRAVLGKRKNGSKQLSAVELTKDHKPNCAAEKKRILSSGGQVMKLEGDIPYRVFIKNKFYPGLAMSRAIGDTIGHQIGIIAEPDFIEVNINEDEDILVLICSDGVWEFISSEEAVNLIYEFGYNNVQDAVENLARESWDRWLNEEENIVDDITIQAIYLSEKSKYLK, translated from the exons ATGGGTACATGCATCtcttttctaaaaaaaaattctg ttaaAGAGAAAAAGAATACTAGAAGAAGACTCTCTATAAGCACTAAAATTGATTTGCCGGATGACactgaagaaataaaaagaagcATACAAGAATTAAAACACAATGAAGATAAATTTAAGGAATCGTCTGAAAATGTGACAACAAGAAGAATAAGCGAAAATGAAGTACAAGAAGTGGTTGAAGgagaagaaaatgaagaagaagaagaaagaagaaaaaaattagataAGAAGAAACGAAGTTTAAAAAATCGTTCCTCAGTAGCTGGAGTAAGAGCTTCTCACTTCCAAGAAGATTTTGAAAAGAAatgtgtaaaaataaaaggttCTGTAGAGAAATTACATGAAAATGGTATTGGATATGTTTGTAGGAAAGGGTTAAAACCAGAAAGTCCTAATCAAGatgattttattattataactatgGAAAACCTAGCATTATATGCTATTTTTGATGGTCATGGACCATATGGACATGATGTTTCTAATTATGTACAAAAAGAACTAccatatatgattattaagaacgaaaattttttaaaaaatccaAAAGAAGTTTTTACAAAAGCCTTTCTAAATATTCATGAAAATATTGAAAGAACTACAAACGCATATTTAGATTcttttacaaataaaaatagtaataataagtTACATCTAAATTCTAATTTTGTTATAAATGATCAAGCATTAGAAAGTATGCaaggatataataattataccgATAGCGATACTAATAGTGATGATAGTTATGATTATGATGATACTATAGAAGacgatgaagatgatgaagaagacgACGAAGAAGATGAATCcaatgataataaagatgatgatcatgaagaagaagaagaagaaggagAAAGTAATAGTAGTATTGATGACGAATttaataaggaaaataaaaaaacaaaaaaagaaaatgatccAGAtgttaaagaagaaaaatcaTTAACtacaagaaaaaagaaacaaaaaaaaaaaaaaatgaaaaaaagaaaaaaaagaaaaaataaaatattctttgATAGTACTATGAGTGGTACTACAGCTACTATTATTGTTCATTTgttcaaagaaaaaaaattatatgtagcTTATGTAGGAGATTCTAGAGCTGTTCTTGGAAAACGAAAAAATGGATCAAAGCAATTATCAGCAGTAGAATTAACCAAAGATCATAAGCCAAATTGTGCtgctgaaaaaaaaagaattttaagTTCAGGAGGACAAGTAATGAAGTTAGAGGGTGATATACCGTATCGtgttttcataaaaaataaattttatccAGGATTAGCTATGTCAAG AGCTATAGGTGATACCATTGGACATCAGATAGGAATAATAGCTGAACCAGATTTTATAgaagtaaatataaatgaggaTGAAGACATACTAGTTCTTATTTGTAGTGATGGTGTATGGGAATTTATATCTTCAGAAGAGGCcgttaatttaatatatgaatttgGATATAACAAT gtTCAAGATGCAGTTGAAAATTTAGCAAGGGAATCATGGGATCGATGGTTAAacgaagaagaaaatattgtGGACGATATCACAATACAAGCAATATACTTATCCGAAAAAtcgaaatatttaaaataa